The sequence aaaatatattttaaaaacaacaattactttaaataaaagcatcaaaatttttttaagtaataagaattgttttttttcgcgtattatatatatatattatgaattaatattttatttggaAATAATAAGTTATTTCATAGAGTAGTAAATGTAAAGGTAAtattgtatttatttttaacttttattgaatatttttcaaaatagctgattaagaaatatatagagaaatttttaagtataaattacataattataaaatagattatttaaaagatgGATGATACAGAGATAACTATTGAGAATTCTGCTTATGCAAAAATTTTTATGCATGCTTTAAAAAATTCCTATGATGATGTATGTGGAATATTAATAGGAAAATGTTTTGAAGATgagagagaaaaaaaaaaatgtttaataaCTAATTCTATACCATTATTTCATACTCACATATTAGctccttttttaaatttatcatTTACACTGGTAGcaacttttaaaaatattaataaaaaaatttatttaaaaaaagaaaaagagaaatataCATATCACTTCATTATTggaatgaaaaaataaatgatatgaagatagaaaatgaaatttattaatatacatatatatgttaatattatagaaaacttaataaattaagCTACTATAAgacattttaaaatatatttttatatttgtctaatttataattatagtTTGCTTTTCTGATTATTTATACATTATTTTGATTTCTATTTtgaatatagaaaaaaaaaaaaaaaaataccttcattaataatatataaactaataaatttttataacttaGGTAGAGaattattacaaaaataaagaagaaaaaattattggtTATTATCATATAAATGCAGATGATTCAAAGAACAATgatataaagaatataaaaatttgtgAATTAATTTcagataaattaataaaaaattataaaaatgctCTAATTTGTTTAGTTCAAATATCAAAGCTAAATAATAGCGATGATAATTGCttaaatgtaataaaataatcttatattttgatttgaatatgtattaatatatgttaatataaatatatatatatatgtatatatttaaactttcaattttttaatttttcataaaattattagatCTATCTGAAGAACGATACATCCGAATggaaaaaaattcatataaatatttctagTGAAAATAaggaatttttaaaaaaaaatatttcaaataatgGGTTTGTAAtttaagtttaaaaaaaaaaaaattacaataaatattagtaaatatattatttatttttttcataaaaatacttataatttttttaatatatactatcctttttttatagataCTTGAATATATGTGATTTTGACGATCATTTAAATTGTATTAATTATGATTTTATGAATCCAAATTTATTCAAAAAGGTTTAATATATAGCAAGCCtgaaattatgaaaatttgaaattgaatctttgttttattatcaatgataaattagaaatgaaatgtataaatatttatatttttttataaaattaatatgtatatatttcttttctcttaaattattatatataccattttttagaatttttttttaatgttaattaaaaagttccatcataaatttttattttctaacaataatttacaattttaatttaatttttttcttttttaaatgatgtaaataattattaaaaagaaaaaaaaaagggagcTTAAAGATTAAATGATACAATTAAATTATGAGATATTTCTTTgctcttttttttaagactAGAAAAAtacgtttttttttttttaagcacCTATATGCATTTATTAGATTTAATCTATTTTTGTttagtctttttttttttctgggGGGAGCCTggaatttgaaaaaaagatataataaaaaatattaagaataggtttttttttttttttttatactataTGAAActtataaaaacaaatattaatacttaaaaatatagaaaaaaacatatataaatgtaagcatatgtatttatatatatatatatattatatctataaaatttaatgttTTTGATTACTAAAAACAAATGTGTacctatttatatatttaatatattgtaatttaaaatgaagaatataatttttttcataataatattacatttttatagtttagaaatattaaattatgttAAAACTAGGAGAATGCTAGAAATTCTAAAGAACTCTACATATGAGTTAGATAATTCTCTTAAATTTGAAAATACTAGTCGTAAGTCTAAGgaagataatataaaaaaaaaagagaaaatcaGCTCACTGAGAAATTCAAGAGATTTTAATACAGATGATATGAGAACAAACAATGATAACTTATTAAGTTTAAAGACAAATAAAAGGAATAAAAGGAATTATGATATAAAAGATTATCAATTAtttgataatatatatgaacaAGAAAATGCACAAAATTTAAATAGGATGGGAAATGAATTAAACCAATTAAAAGacataaaaaagtataaggaaagtaataaatcaatgaaaaatataaaagatagCAATTATAAAGATGTATCATATGATGGAGACTTAAAAGAGGAAAATTCAAATGAAGAATACtctaatgaagaaaattcaAGTGAAGAAtattcaaatgaaaaaaattcaaatgaaGAATACTcgaataaagaaaattcaaGTGAGGAACattcaaatgaaaaaaattcaaatgaagaatatttgaataaaaaaggTTTAAATGAAcataaatcaaataaaaatagctCACACAAGGATATTTCACctgataaaaaatataatactaataataagaatcaaaattataaaagagaAATGAACAATATTAAAAGCAATTTcaacaaaaattttttgtatagCGAATTAAAAGATATAGATTATTCTCAGCATGGCAATAATTGGGGTATAGGGAAATGCAAAAATGGGAAGTATCAATCACCAGTTGATTTACATTTGCAAGGATTAAAGGAAAGAGATTTAAAGAATATAGCAGATGTTtacttaaatttattttacgATGATGATTATGCTTGGAACAATTATAATAAACCTTGGATGAAAGgtgatattttttattattatgaatatttaataaagaaattagttattaatagaaaagataatatttttcaaattaaaGCAGCTAATAACGGTGTAATACCTTTTGGTGTTTTATTTACTACTGATAATCCAACTATGTTTTATGCAGATCAAATTCATTTCCATTCTCCAAGTGAGCATACATTTCAAGGGTCTGGTAATAGAAGAGAAATAGAAATgcaaatttttcattatacaAATGATATATACGAATACGATGaagaaaaatggaaaaacTCCAAAACAAAagttaatttaaataataaattcaaaaatgatacaaataaaaaggaGAACAATTATCATTCCTATCTTGTctcttttttaatgaatagtTTATCTAATTCACAATTggagaaaaaatatatcaaaagaCTTAAAAGtggtaaaataaaaaatcaataTCAAGTTTTATCCATCACATTTACTAGTGCAGAAATTAACAAATCTACCATTGATCACTTTAAGAGATTACCATCggaaaaatttttaagaacTATTTTAAATGCATCATATAAAGTTCCTGTTGGATCAGGTACAAAATGattcttattattataaacatAATAATGCATATTCGAATGTGAACatatatacttatatttCCATATacgatttttttttttttttagaaccTACATTAGTAGATTTAGATGAAGTTTTAAATTTAGATTCTCTAATGATGATGCTAAATATTGAGAATATGGAATTTTTATCTTATCATGGATCATCAACTTTACCTTTATGTGAAGAAAATGTTCACTGGAAAGTTGCTAAACAACCATTACCTGTATCAACTGAATTAATATtagatttttataaaatgctaaaaaaatatacatctGATTATAAAGGTAGTGATAATGATAACTACAGAGTTTTACAAAATGTAGAAGATAATTCCAAAAATTATGGAAaagtttatttaattcaagGTTTCCCAGTTCAAGTGTTAATATCTTCAGCATTGTCTACATTGGAAGATAGAGaagttattaatattattaaagatGCATCAACTAAATCTTTTTCTAGTTatcaatattttaattattttttattttaccttttttttatagcgttaaaatatttatataataattaaaaaaaaaattttttttataggatttaatatattttttttgtgtacATAAAATACTATATTTAagtattattcattttttcataataatttttttatttctatattttaatctattattaattattaaaaaaatttttatttaccttaattatgatatatataatttatcttattttattgtaCTTTTACGGTTTAGTATTGTTTTTCctatttttgaattattttatatgttgctataattttttttctaaataaaaCAGTTTCTTAAAGTATATActatttttctaatatttgttttataatatatatatatatatcaatttttcttatttttgtacaatttttaaaagtatataaataatatataattattattttcattattattctttttatttttattaatttattattttatttttttttattattttttttttaaataactatttgatattaatataaaaatttagttTTTATGTTTGACAATTCAGTAATACAAGTCCGATATAACAAAggataaatgataaaaaaaaaacgaataaataattaattaaaaatgctAGTTTCCACGGgtctacaaaaaaaattgaaatcaAATGAtctgaaataataaatggcTGAATAAAAAGGTTCACcattacataaatatatacaaaaatcaAAATACATAAAAGTATTCTTCCCTTTACCTTCACATCCattgtaattttaaaaaaatatatttttacaaaaaaaaaaaaaaaaaaaagaaaaaaaaaaagaaattaaaattaaaattaaaagttcATTATAAATGTGAAATATCTCCTccaaaaaaaagtttaactCTTTGTATAATTGAATCTTTATTGGGATCAAATGGTTTATCTTTTGATGGTATTTCTAAAATTGTTGGTAAAATTTTATCATGTAAATCAACCAAATATCTAATTTCATCAGCTAtctatcaaaaaaaaaaaaaagaaaaatttttatttttaattattttttatatttacacattgtacatatatatattatacaaACATATTTTAGATTATTAGGTTTTATGTATTGATAATTTGTTATATTACAAAATActaaataattattctatttttttttttttttttttaatttacttgttgattcattaaaattacaCCACAGTCATGTTTTGAAGTATATTCTTTGAAAACATCTTCAATTTCTGTTTTATTTGtttcttaaataaaaaaaaaaataatgaaataaaaatatgtttatctcaaaataaaaataacattaaaaggaaataaaataaggacaaatgaatttttttatttttgtaatttcacaaagtaataaaaaaaaaaaaatgatcatataatatttattatttttggaATATACAAAGATATTTATgtaacattatttttatttattacttgaatttactataaaaaaattttttttccctAATCCATCACGAAACCCAATTCCTGCCAATAAAAAACCTACTACAGaatcctaaaaaaaaataattttttttgatataaattgtttccaatttttttttttttttttctaactTCATCTCCtatgatatatatttttaaatctgtttcattaaaaaatttatgtctTCTTGATGccataataaataatatttctccttttttattttacacaatatatttttttaaaaattaaaattttattacgaAGGTGtaaattgaaaatattaaaaaaaaagaaaatttaaagatGTTTTATGGAAGCATATTTgttactttcttttttttttccctttttaATGAGAATTAAACAGTTATTCTGAATATATggaattaaaataaaaataaaacttatttttttaagtaatataactttattttttaatttttaatttaaaattttttttttttttttttttttatattaaaccAGAAAccttatttttcattaaaaaaagctaaaaaaaaaaaaattaatgcataaaaaaagaataggTATCTAtgagaattttttatttattttattatattcattgaaaaaaaaattaaaatttatgttAATTTTATGAAACTTGTTTATGTTTCAGTAATTTGAGACAAATCATTTAGTATaatatttgaaatttttttcattatatattaataatacaaaaaaaattaaaaagaaaaaaaatgtttgaacatttaaaaattttaattagaaaaaaaggatattattaaaaaaattataaatatgtaaatatattatacacTTAAATTTGATAAAACATGCTTAAAAATTTTCCATTTTAAATAACCTTTAAtccatataaatatatgtagtGTATATAATGACATAAAATGTagccttttttttcttttaaaaaattatggaagaaaaaaagaaaaaattttcaatgtatttttatatattttattcatttataaaaaaatagagagCATTTAATGCATATTTATATGTACTTTTTAAAGGtatgtattattataattttaaaataataaaagagaataatagaaaataaaaaaaaaaaaattaaaatgaaataaataaaaaagtatttataaaaaattaaaaatgatgaaaatatttatatacttaaaacaatattataaaaaaattactttttttttttaattttatattctgttattcctttttattttccctatatattattaatcaTCTTCATCTCATtcctcttcttcttcttcatcttcttcctcttcttcttcatcttcttcatcttcttcctcctcttcttcctcttcatcttcttcctcttcctcttcatcttcttcatcttcttcttcttccatctcatcttcttcatct comes from Plasmodium relictum strain SGS1 genome assembly, chromosome: 9 and encodes:
- a CDS encoding vacuolar ATP synthase subunit f, putative; this translates as MASRRHKFFNETDLKIYIIGDEDSVVGFLLAGIGFRDGLGKKNFFIVNSKTNKTEIEDVFKEYTSKHDCGVILMNQQIADEIRYLVDLHDKILPTILEIPSKDKPFDPNKDSIIQRVKLFFGGDISHL
- the CA gene encoding carbonic anhydrase, putative, whose amino-acid sequence is MKNIIFFIIILHFYSLEILNYVKTRRMLEILKNSTYELDNSLKFENTSRKSKEDNIKKKEKISSLRNSRDFNTDDMRTNNDNLLSLKTNKRNKRNYDIKDYQLFDNIYEQENAQNLNRMGNELNQLKDIKKYKESNKSMKNIKDSNYKDVSYDGDLKEENSNEEYSNEENSSEEYSNEKNSNEEYSNKENSSEEHSNEKNSNEEYLNKKGLNEHKSNKNSSHKDISPDKKYNTNNKNQNYKREMNNIKSNFNKNFLYSELKDIDYSQHGNNWGIGKCKNGKYQSPVDLHLQGLKERDLKNIADVYLNLFYDDDYAWNNYNKPWMKGDIFYYYEYLIKKLVINRKDNIFQIKAANNGVIPFGVLFTTDNPTMFYADQIHFHSPSEHTFQGSGNRREIEMQIFHYTNDIYEYDEEKWKNSKTKVNLNNKFKNDTNKKENNYHSYLVSFLMNSLSNSQLEKKYIKRLKSGKIKNQYQVLSITFTSAEINKSTIDHFKRLPSEKFLRTILNASYKVPVGSEPTLVDLDEVLNLDSLMMMLNIENMEFLSYHGSSTLPLCEENVHWKVAKQPLPVSTELILDFYKMLKKYTSDYKGSDNDNYRVLQNVEDNSKNYGKVYLIQGFPVQVLISSALSTLEDREVINIIKDASTKSFSSYQYFNYFLFYLFFIALKYLYNN